In Zingiber officinale cultivar Zhangliang chromosome 6A, Zo_v1.1, whole genome shotgun sequence, a single genomic region encodes these proteins:
- the LOC121993642 gene encoding uncharacterized protein LOC121993642 → MLSQQIRRADFHFHPKCYDLQIAHLAYADDLLLFSRGDRSSITIIMDCLEKFGMMAGLRPNISKSCIYLAEVEEDVRQDLIDITGFQEGTMPYRYLGIPLASEKLKIADYSPLIDALSRRINA, encoded by the coding sequence ATGCTCAGTCAGCAGATAAGGAGAGCAGACTTTCACTTCCACCCGAAGTGTTATGACCTCCAAATTGCACATCTTGCATATGCGGACGACCTTCTTCTATTCTCCCGTGGGGATCGTTCCTCCATCACTATAATTATGGACTGCTTGGAAAAGTTTGGGATGATGGCTGGCCTAAGACCTAACATCAGCAAATCTTGCATATATCTGGCTGAGGTAGAGGAGGATGTAAGGCAAGACTTGATTGACATTACAGGGTTCCAGGAGGGAACCATGCCTTACAGATATCTTGGGATCCCGTTGGCATCAGAAAAGTTGAAGATAGCGGATTATAGCCCACTGATAGATGCTTTGAGCCGGAGGATTAATGCATGA